GCTTGTCCAGCTCcacatcctccacctcctgcTGCTTGAGGTTCTTGAGCTTGCGGTTGAGTTTGCTGGTCCTCTTGAACTCGATCTTGCCATCCGCAGGGGGAGATTCGTTATCTTCGCCCTCAGCCTCGCGCTGTGCATCCATTTGCCGGAGAAAGGACAAGGCGGCGGCGGAGTTGCTCTGATCGGAAATGTCCACATCGGACAGGGAGTACATCTTCCATTTATGGGGATTTACCTGGGGAGTAGGTTGAGCTTTAATACGGGAAATCTAAATGGAAAGGGCTGGTCTGTAACCTGGTAATCTGGCGTTTTACGGGGTTTCAAACAGCGTCCAATGGGAAGTTCCGGTTTCTTAAAAATGCTCTCCTTGCCGCGCAGCCGACGCAGTCTTCCATCCTCCGGATCGAGGCCAGCATCAATGCTGCGGCCGTGGCGGTAATTCATCACCTGTCCGGATCCGGATACGTTTCCGGATTTGTTTCCTCGATCGAGGGCGTTGATGGAAAACGCCTTGGCCTTGCTCTGATCCAAGGCAGTTCCCCGCAGCTCTTTGCTCGCATCGTCGAGACATGCAAACAGCGCGTCCCGTTTGGCTGAAAATTCTTGCATTTTTCTTAGTTATACTGCGCAAATGGCATTTGTTTAATTGCGCTGTGTTTGTCCAGGTAAATT
This portion of the Drosophila santomea strain STO CAGO 1482 chromosome 3L, Prin_Dsan_1.1, whole genome shotgun sequence genome encodes:
- the LOC120447964 gene encoding uncharacterized protein LOC120447964 translates to MQEFSAKRDALFACLDDASKELRGTALDQSKAKAFSINALDRGNKSGNVSGSGQVMNYRHGRSIDAGLDPEDGRLRRLRGKESIFKKPELPIGRCLKPRKTPDYQVNPHKWKMYSLSDVDISDQSNSAAALSFLRQMDAQREAEGEDNESPPADGKIEFKRTSKLNRKLKNLKQQEVEDVELDKPQLRGSKLVMPEYVIGQKPQKQKKSKTKSDQSRAAGKLQLSHLAEEDEQDE